A single region of the Hippopotamus amphibius kiboko isolate mHipAmp2 chromosome 6, mHipAmp2.hap2, whole genome shotgun sequence genome encodes:
- the LOC130855460 gene encoding 40S ribosomal protein S15a-like, with product MVRMNVLADALKSINNAEKRGKRQVLIRPCSKVIIRFLTVMMKHGYIGEFEIIDDHRAGKIVVNLTGRLNKCGVISPRFDVQLKDLEKWQNNLLPSRQFGFIVLTTSAGIMDHEEARRKHTGGKILGFFF from the coding sequence ATGGTGCGCATGAATGTCCTGGCCGATGCTCTCAAGAGTATCAACAATGCCGAAAAGAGAGGCAAGCGCCAGGTTCTTATTAGGCCGTGCTCCAAAGTCATCATCAGGTTTCTAACTGTGATGATGAAGCATGGTTATATTGGCGAATTTGAAATCATCGATGATCACAGGGCTGGGAAAATTGTTGTGAACCTCACAGGCCGACTAAATAAGTGTGGAGTGATCAGCCCCAGGTTTGACGTGCAACTcaaagatctagaaaaatggcagaatAACCTGCTCCCGTCCCGTCAGTTTGGTTTCATTGTACTGACAACCTCAGCTGGCATCATGGACCATGAAGAAGCAAGACGAAAACACACAGGAGGGAAAATCCTTGGATTCTTTTTCTAG